In the Advenella kashmirensis WT001 genome, one interval contains:
- the gyrA gene encoding DNA gyrase subunit A codes for MDSFARETLPISLEEEMRRSYLDYAMSVIVGRALPDVRDGLKPVHRRVLFAMHELNNDWNRAYKKSARIVGDVIGKYHPHGDQAVYDTIVRMAQDFSLRYMLVDGQGNFGSVDGDSAAAMRYTEIRLAKIAHELLADIDQETVDFGPNYDGSEQEPLLLPSRVPNLLVNGSSGIAVGMATNIPPHNLSEVIDGCLYCLRNPGCTLDELIELIPAPDFPTGGIIYGITGVREGYRTGRGRVVMRAKTHFEDMEKGNRQSIIVDELPYQVNKKTLQERIAELVNEKKIEGISDIRDESDKDGMRLVIELKRGEVPEVILNNLFKHTQLQDTFGINMVALVEGQPRLLNLKQMVEYFLSHRREVVTRRTVFQLRKARERGHLLEGLAVALANIDEFIAIIKGAPTPPVARQELMARNWDSSLVRELLLRADDGSVLGGSAAYRPETLADIFGLQSDGLYRLSDIQAQEILNMRLQRLTGLEQDKIVNEYRGIMDTIADLLDILAKPERITAIISDELVAIKAEFSTNAKDVRRSEVVMNATELDTEDLITPADMVVTLSNSGYIKSQPLSEYRAQKRGGRGKQATAMKEDDWIDQLFIANTHDFLLCFSDRGRVYWLKVWEVPQGTRGSRGRPIVNMFPLIDGEKITVVLPVREFSDTSFVFMATSRGTVKKTPLSDFSNPRKAGIIAVALDEGDYLIGADLTDGEHDVMLFSDAGKAVRFDENDVRPMGRTARGVRGMNLDGDQQVISLLVAGDESQSVLTATENGYGKRTSISEYTRHGRGTKGMIAIQTSARNGKVVGAVLVNPSDEIMLITTGGVLVRTRVSEVREMGRATQGVTLISVDDGSSLSGVRRVVESDADVDADEADTPALPVAGQPDAPADGNNEPSGDAPGSETPDTDTEA; via the coding sequence ATGGATTCTTTTGCCAGGGAAACCCTGCCAATATCGCTAGAAGAGGAAATGCGCCGAAGCTATCTTGATTACGCCATGAGCGTAATTGTGGGCCGGGCGCTTCCCGATGTCAGGGATGGGTTAAAGCCGGTGCACCGCCGGGTGTTGTTTGCCATGCACGAGCTGAACAACGACTGGAATCGGGCTTACAAGAAATCCGCTCGTATTGTCGGTGATGTTATCGGTAAGTATCACCCCCATGGTGACCAGGCGGTGTACGACACCATCGTGCGCATGGCGCAAGACTTTTCCTTGCGCTATATGCTGGTAGACGGGCAGGGTAACTTTGGTTCGGTCGACGGCGACAGTGCGGCTGCCATGCGTTATACGGAAATCCGCCTGGCCAAAATTGCGCACGAACTGCTGGCCGATATCGATCAGGAAACAGTCGATTTTGGCCCGAACTACGATGGTAGTGAGCAGGAACCGCTGTTGCTGCCTTCGCGCGTACCGAATCTGCTGGTCAACGGCAGCTCAGGTATTGCCGTCGGCATGGCAACCAATATACCGCCGCACAACCTGAGCGAAGTTATCGACGGTTGCCTGTATTGCCTGCGTAATCCGGGCTGCACGCTGGATGAACTGATCGAACTGATTCCCGCACCCGATTTCCCCACCGGCGGTATTATTTACGGCATTACCGGGGTGCGCGAGGGCTACCGCACAGGACGCGGACGTGTCGTGATGCGCGCCAAAACCCATTTCGAAGACATGGAAAAGGGCAATCGTCAGTCCATCATCGTTGACGAGCTGCCATACCAGGTCAACAAAAAGACACTGCAGGAACGCATTGCTGAGCTGGTCAACGAGAAGAAAATCGAGGGTATTTCGGATATTCGCGACGAGTCTGACAAAGACGGCATGCGCCTGGTCATTGAACTGAAGCGCGGCGAAGTTCCCGAAGTCATTCTGAACAATCTGTTCAAACATACGCAATTGCAGGATACCTTCGGTATCAACATGGTTGCACTGGTGGAAGGGCAGCCGCGACTGCTTAACCTGAAGCAGATGGTCGAGTACTTCCTCAGTCATCGCCGGGAAGTGGTCACGCGCCGTACGGTATTTCAGTTGCGCAAGGCGCGCGAACGCGGTCATTTGCTGGAAGGCCTGGCCGTTGCGCTGGCCAATATCGATGAATTCATCGCGATCATCAAGGGTGCGCCTACGCCACCGGTAGCCCGACAGGAACTGATGGCACGTAACTGGGATTCGTCTCTGGTACGCGAGCTGCTGCTGCGGGCAGACGATGGCAGTGTGCTGGGTGGCAGTGCCGCCTATCGTCCGGAAACCCTGGCTGACATTTTCGGGCTGCAAAGCGATGGACTGTATCGTTTAAGCGACATCCAGGCTCAGGAAATCCTGAATATGCGCCTGCAACGCCTGACCGGGCTGGAGCAGGATAAAATCGTCAATGAATACCGTGGAATCATGGACACCATTGCCGATTTGCTGGATATCCTGGCCAAACCCGAACGAATTACCGCAATTATTTCCGACGAGCTGGTTGCCATCAAGGCTGAGTTCTCGACCAACGCCAAGGATGTACGGCGTTCCGAAGTGGTCATGAATGCGACCGAACTGGATACCGAAGACCTTATTACTCCAGCCGACATGGTCGTGACGCTTTCCAATAGCGGCTATATAAAAAGCCAGCCGCTGTCCGAATATCGTGCACAGAAGCGAGGCGGCAGGGGCAAGCAGGCGACGGCAATGAAAGAGGACGACTGGATCGATCAGTTGTTTATCGCCAACACTCACGATTTCCTGTTGTGTTTCTCCGACCGTGGCCGGGTGTACTGGCTCAAGGTTTGGGAAGTGCCGCAAGGAACGCGTGGTTCTCGCGGACGTCCGATCGTTAATATGTTCCCGCTGATAGATGGCGAGAAAATCACGGTTGTGTTGCCGGTGCGTGAATTTTCCGACACCAGCTTCGTGTTCATGGCAACGTCTCGTGGTACTGTCAAGAAAACCCCGCTGTCCGATTTCTCCAATCCGCGCAAGGCGGGCATTATTGCCGTGGCCCTGGACGAAGGCGATTATCTGATTGGCGCCGATCTGACTGACGGTGAGCACGACGTCATGTTGTTCTCCGATGCAGGCAAGGCAGTACGCTTTGACGAAAATGACGTGCGTCCAATGGGTCGCACTGCACGTGGCGTGCGCGGCATGAATCTGGACGGCGATCAGCAGGTGATTTCGCTGCTGGTGGCAGGTGACGAGTCTCAAAGCGTGCTGACCGCCACCGAAAATGGCTACGGCAAGCGTACCTCTATTTCGGAATATACACGTCACGGTCGTGGCACCAAAGGCATGATCGCCATCCAGACCAGCGCCCGCAACGGCAAGGTCGTAGGCGCTGTCCTGGTGAACCCGTCAGACGAAATCATGCTGATCACCACCGGTGGTGTTCTGGTTCGTACCCGGGTCTCTGAAGTGCGGGAAATGGGCCGCGCCACACAGGGCGTTACATTGATCAGTGTCGATGACGGCAGCAGTTTGTCTGGCGTACGTCGTGTGGTGGAAAGCGATGCCGATGTTGACGCCGATGAGGCTGACACACCTGCGTTGCCTGTCGC